The sequence below is a genomic window from Selenomonas ruminantium subsp. lactilytica TAM6421.
ATGCCCCGGATGGAGTCAAGGCCGTAGAACTGGCCAAAGAATTGGTAAAGAAATAACCTTAATGACATACTAAAAAGAGATGCTCCCGTCAAAGAGCATCTCTTTTTCATTGCCACTAAAACTTATTCAGTTGCGGAGACTTCGCTCGGCAGAGTGAATACGTTGTTGATATTGGTATTGGTATCAACAGACCAATGTCTCCTGGGTGGTGGAGGCGGATAGTGCCGACGTGGTGGCGGTGGAGGCGGATAATGACGACGGCGTCGCTCCATCTCCATACGGCGGCGACGTTCCCATTCAATCCGTCTGCGCTGTGCCGGCGTCAGTAATTCTTCCGTCGGCAAATTGTCAAGACCTACACTAAGATCATAAGTCTGTACCTGGCCTGGAATCGCCACATTGAATGGATTTTCAGCCTGTGCTACAGCGGCTTCGGAATTGCCGGGCATAAAACTCAGTGCCCCGCAAACCACGGCTGCCATGGCAATTTTCTTCCATAGCTTTTTCATAAAAGTCATCTCCTTCCTGGTGATTTTTACACGAGTTAAATTCCTGCTCATAACTCCCTGTAAAGATATTATACAGCACCATCTGAAAAAATGCAATTATCAGATATTTTCTGTTAAAATTCTATTTTTTCACACGGTACTTTACCACTTGTAACATATATATCGAAAAAAATGGCATCTCCTTAAGTGAAAATGCCATTTTTTTTCATTTTTTTTTCAGTTTTTATTTAGAAGAGCACTTTTGCCAGGTGCAGATATTCCGGATCAAGCTGCTTCTTGTTGTTTACGGAATCGTGCAGGTCGATGGAGACAACACGGCCCTTGCTGAAGCCGAATACCACATCGGACAGGCCGGAAATCAGAGCCAGAGCAGCCTGCTCGCCCAACTGGCTGGCACGCACGCGGTCGATAACCGTCGGGGAACCTCCACGCTGGATATGGCCCAGAACCGTTACACGGGTATCGAGTTCCGTCTTCTTGGCAATGAAATCACCGATTTCCTGAGCATTGCCAGCACCTTCAGCCACTACTACAAGGATATAGCGCTTGCCTTCGGCATAAGCGTTCTTCATATCGTCGCAGAGTTTATCGAGATCAAAGGGTTCTTCCGGAACGAGGATGTACTCTGCACCGCCGGAAATACCGGAAACCAGTGCCAGCCAGCCCGAGCTGCGGCCCATAACTTCCATGACGATGACGCGGCGATGAGCAGAAGCCGTATCACGGAGTTTGTTGATGGCATCAATGATGGTGTTGGCAGCCGTATCGCAGCCTATGGTGTAGTCAGAACCCCAAACGTCGTTGTCGATGGTGCCCGGCAGACCTACGATGGGAATGCCCGTTTCCTGGGACAGCAGGGAAGCACCGCGCAAGGAGCCGTCACCGCCGATAACGCAGAGGCCCTGAATGCCGCGGTCAACCAGATGCTGGTAGCCAAGCATGCGGCCTTCCGGCGTCTTCCAGCGTTTGCAGCGGGCCGTTCCCAGGAACGTACCACCGCGCTGGATGATGTCGCCCACGTCCTTGGACTTCATCTCAAACATATTTTCTTCCAGCAGACCATGATAACCGTCGCGGATACCCCAAACTTTTACCCCTTCATAAAGAGCCGTGCGCACAACGGCACGAGCTGCCGCATTCATTCCGGGGCTGTCGCCGCCGCTGGTCATGACTGCAATACTTTTAAGCATAATCGAAGTTCCCCCTTGAAATTATAAGCAATCTGCCGTCAATTTGCTGACCGCAGGAAAAAACAAAACTCACTAATCCCTATCATACCATAAAAAGAGGAAATCTAACAGTTAATTTTTTAGTTTGTAACGAAGTTCCTGACTTAGAATATGCACAAAAATGTCCTTGACAAGCAGACGTATTTCGTGTTAAATTCGTTGTAGTTGATGCTGTGCGACTGACGGAAGTGGATAACCACAGGGAGCACAGGGAAGGAAAGCCGACCGTCTGGGTGATACCCGGATTCGTGTCGGCTTTTTTCGTATAGGAAAAGGAGAAATTGCAATGACGGAAATGGAACTGAAATACGGCTGCAACCCCAATCAGAAACCGGCCAAGGTTTTCTGCGAAAAAGGCCTGCCCTTCACGGTACTCAATGGCAAACCGGGTTATATCAACCTGCTGGATGCCCTGAACAGCTGGCAGCTGGTACGCGAACTCAAAGAAGCCACGGGCCTGCCCGCCGCCGCTTCCTTCAAGCATGTCAGCCCGGCTGGTGCCGCCGTAGCCGTCCCCCTTTCCGAAACCTTGCAGAAAGCATATTTTGTCGAAGGCGTAGAACTCAGCCCCATCGCCACGGCCTATATCCGTGCCCGTGGTGCTGACCGCATGTCTTCCTATGGCGATTTCGTCGCTCTGTCCGACGAATGTGATGCCCAGACGGCCAGCTTCCTGAAGCGGGAAGTTTCCGATGGTATCATCGCTCCCTCCTACTCCGCGGAAGCTTTGGAAATCCTCAAATCCAAACGCAAGGGCACCTATCTCGTCATTCAGATGGATACCAACTACCAGCCGGAACCGCTGGAACAGAAACAGGTCTTCGGCATCACCTTTGAACAGCAGCGCAATGATATCAAACTCACAGAAGATTGCCTGACGGAAATTCCCACGGCTAACAAGGAACTGCCGGAAAGCGCCAAACGCGACCTGCTGATTTCCCTGATTACCCTGAAATACACCCAATCCAACTCCGTCTGCTATGCCAAAGACGGTCAGGCTATCGGCATCGGTGCCGGCCAGCAGTCCCGCGTACATTGCACGCGCCTTGCCGGCAACAAGGCAGATATCTGGTATCTGCGCCAGTGCCCCAAGGTCATGAACCTCCCCTTCAAAGAAGAAGTGCGCCGTCCGGATCGCGACAACGCCATTGACGTCTATGTTGGCGAAGAAAGCGAAGATCTGCTGACCGATGGCAACTGGGAACACCTCTTCACCGAAAAACCAGCGCCGCTGACGCGCGAGGAAAAGAAGGAATGGCTGGCCACCCAGACTGGCGTGGCTTTAGGATCTGATGCCTTCTTCCCCTTCGGCGACAACATCGAGCGCGCCCGCAAGAGCGGCGTAAGCTTCATCGCCCAGGCCGGCGGCTCCATCCGTGACGATAATGTCATTGCCACCTGCGACAAGTACAATATGACCATGGCTATGACGCATATCCGCTTGTTCCATCATTAATTCGTTTACCCCGTTCTTACATACACACACTGCAAAAAGGCTGGCAGCACGCCAGCCTTTTTCTATTGCCAATTCAGAGAGAAATGCGCAATTTATCTTCAATTTCATCCCGCAGGCTCTTGCCCTTAAACCAATTCTTAGCCGAAGACTGCTTCATCTGCTTTAATACCTTGTGATAAATCTCATCCTCCAAAGAACCCGGAACCAGATTTTCCCAGTTCCGCACACTATACGCCCGCTCTTTGATGGCATTATTGGGTCGTCCCGTCACTTCCAGCTCACTGAGGAACTGCACCTGCTGTTTTTTCGGCCGCAGATAATAATGCTCCAAGTAATACTTGGGCGGGTAGCTGTACTCCCCACTGTCATCCGTCTTCACCAGCCGAATCCAGACATCGAGGATATCTTCCGATTCGGAGTACGGGATTTTTTTCCACTTGGCATTCTGCCTGTCCAGATAATAAGCAAAGCCGTTGTCGTTCATCAGGAGTACATAGCGGTCTTTTTTATCCGCCTGCATTCTTTTCTGTTCTTGTTCCTTTTTCTTTTGCCTAAGCCTTGCCAATGGGCCTGGTTCATTTTCATCATCCTGTTTTTTAAACCAGTCATCTGCACTGCTGGTATCGGATTTAAAATTTTCTTTAACCGTTTCACTCTTGTCTGCATTGGAACTTGTACTGGTACTGAGAATTTCTTCCGGCTCCTCTGCAGCCTCCACCGACAAAGGCATATACAAACACAGCGCCATTATCCCCAAACTCAAAGCACCGCACCATTTCTTCATGCTCCCACCCCGCTTCCTAGAGTTTTATTTTTCCGTTATCTTAATATCATCCATAGCTTCCTGCACTGCCTTAGCCACAGAGCGCTCCAATACCTTGCCATTTATATAGCCATTATGCGTCTTCCCCATGGCAGCAATATCATTGCGATAAAGATAATTGCCGGACTTCACATCCACCAGACGCAGCCTCAACCATACATTCTTGGTTACAGTATTGCTGCTGGTAACGAGCAGATCATGATTGTAAATCTTTCCTTTGCCGTTACTCAAAGTCATCACAAACACATAATCGTAATTGCATTCACGACCAGCCCGCACATAATCCATTCGTCGCATATCAGCCAAACCACGTGGCCTATTGCCTACGGGTACACCATCTATATCTACCTTAGATGATTTAGTTACCCGGCTTTCATCACCAGAAACCGTACTTGTACCAAAACCAACTCCCACTTTTGCGCCCCAACCTTTATGGTCTGTATTACTGTTACTATTCCCTGTTCCATTCGTATCACTATTTATATTGCTATTATATGTATCATCATTAGTGTCAGAAATATATTGAGTACTGTCATAGTCACCATCTGCATCGGTGTCGTTGCCAATAAATCTTCTAGGATTGCCCGTTTTTGTTCCTGCAATGGTTGTTGCTGTATTTGCTGCATGTGATGAATTAGTAGCTGTCTTAAAAATATTCTTTAATCCATTTACACTCGCATTAATACCTCTATCCGTCTTAGAATGATTATATTCTGTGTCTCGAGTAGTCGCATATTCCCGTTGGTCATAGTATATATCTTCCGCATACTGCAACAACTTGCTATTGATATCCGTCCCCTTATACACGGCAAAATAATCAATGGGAAATTTCTCCCGCAGGCGGCTATAGACCTGATTCTTAATCCTGTCCTCCACCACCATGTTCTCATCACCATTTATAATCACGGCGATACGCACCCTATCTTCCTTGCGGGGCCGCTCCAATCCCATAATGACTTCATGCAAACGCTGGTTCAATTCAGCATATTCGCCCGGTTTCTTCTGCTTCTTCAATTCCCGCTCCATCACACCGACCTGCATAGAATTCGTCCGGGCTTCGGCAATGGAATAGCTCCACTCTGCAGGAACCAGACTCAGAGTCTGCCCCCCCCGCAAATACAAACGCCCACTACCAATGCAGTCAATAATCTCTTATTTCCCATCATTCCTGCCTCCTTACAACTCCCTTTGTAACAAACAGCAACGTTTACATTTTCCTGTACCCTTCATTATAGCGCAAATTTTCATAAAAGTCTATTTATAAATTTATTCCATGATTGTCTAATAAGCTAATTCATGGTAAAATACACTTGCCGCCTCGAAAAAGGAGGTGAGTATTGCTTGTTCGAGCGCATCGTGGAGTTGATACTAGCTCCGCTGGTAGTGGGAATACTTGTTGAACTTTTCAGCTATTGGTTGAACCATTAAGGCGAATTAGTAGAGAAAACCCCCCAGCTTTGCCAAGTTGCTGGGGGGTTTTCGAGTATTGCTTGTTCTTTTCGTGCTTTTATTATAGCATCCGTCATAAGAAAAAGCAATAAAATTTCAATTACATATCTTCCAGAGGAGGCTTTATCGTGTTCCAAAAATCTACTTCCCGCATCCTGCTCTTTATATCCTGTCTGCTTTCGTTCTCTGCGCCAGCCTTTGCCGAGGAAACTGTTTCTCCCCAGCCGGCCGAACAACAGGCCATGACGACAGCACCTCAGGATCAGCCGTCACTGCCGCCCGCGATGAAGGAAAAGCTTGACCAGGAGCTTGCCGCGATGATTGGCACCAGCGGGGCAAAGGTTCCCGGTGTCAGCGTGATTCTTTATAAGGATGGCAAGGACGTCTATGAAGGCGCTTTTGGACGGCGGCGAATCGATTATGCCAATCCGGCCAACAATTATCCCATGACCACCGATTCCCTGTTCCGGGTAGCCTCCCTGTCCAAGCTCTATACCACTTTAGGTGTGATGCAGTTAGTGGACGAAGGAGCAATCGATCTCGATGCGGATGCCAGCCAGTATTTGGGCTTCAATCTGCGGCATCCTGCCTATCCTGATACTCCCATCACCGTACGCATGATCGCCTCACATACCTCCGGCGTCCGGGATTCAGCAGGCTACTTCCTGCCTCCCTATCAGCCTATCAGCAGTCTCTTTTACCGGACAAGTCCCGCCTACTGCGTCTACACGCAGGCTCCTGGCTCATATTTTACCTATGCGAACCTGAATTTCGGCCTGCTAGGGACCATCATTGAAAAAGTCAGCGGTCAGCGTTTTGATGAATACGAACGCACTCATATATTGAAGGATCTGGAAACAGATGCGGACTTCTTCCCGGCCAAGATGCCCTATGAGACCTGGCAGCGGCTGGGTTCTATCTACCGGGGAACAGGCGGTTATTATGCCACGGCCGATAAGCCCCGCACCTATCAGCCAACCACTGACAACATCTATGGCTATTCGTTGGCCGGGTATCAGATTGGTTCCAACGGCACGCTCTTTGGTCCCCAAGGGGCATTGCGGATTTCCGTAAAAGGGCTTGGAAATACGCTGGAAATGCTTATGAATGACGGCTGGTTCCATGGCAAACAGGTAGTTTCTGCCAATTCCATCCAGGAAATGACAAAAGCCCAATGGATCTACAACGGCCATAACGGTGGAACGTTTGGCGGCACATTGCTTTCCTATGGGCTCGGAATGTATCAGATTGACGGCGGCAGTACCGCCAGGGTTTGCCGGGACGCCCACGTAGACCTGGTGGGACATACCGGCGAAGCCTATGGTGCGTTGACCGGCCTGTTCTTCCAGCCCGGCACACGCAATGGCTTTGCCTATATCATCAACGGCGAAGCCATGTCAGAAAGCGCTGGTCATGGACAGTTCAGCGGCAATCTGATCTGGGAAGAAAATGTCATGAATCTTCTCTGTCAAGCCATGCTCAGCAAATAGGATTCTTAGTCGGCGTACCTGCCTTGCGCGGGTACGCCTTTGGCGTAGGCATGGTCTTGGTGATGGTTATGACTGCCCGCTTGTCATCGAGTTCCGGCAGTTTCACGGGACGGATTTCCGTTTTGCTGCCCCCCATGACCTTGATGGCCTTGGCCGCTTCTTCGGCTTCTTCCTGGAACTGCATCCCCTTCAAAGCGATGAAATGACCGCCTTTCTTGACAAAGGGCAGGCAGTATTCGCAGAGGATGGGGAGTCTGGCCACAGCTCTGGATACCGCGATATCAAAGGATTCGCGGTATTTTTTATTGCGGGCGCCTTCTTCTGCCCGGGCATGGACACATTCCACATCCTTAAGCCCCAGTTCCTCCACCACCGTCTGCAGGAACTTGATACGCTTGTTCAGGGAATCCATCAAGGTCAGCTTGATTTCCGGGCAGAAAATCTTCAGCGGCAGGCCGGGAAAGCCGGCACCAGTGCCCACATCAATAACCGTAGTACCATCCTTGAACAGGGCTTCATCGTAGGCCGTAATGCTGTCGATCATATGTTTGATGGCCACTTCTTTCGGCTCGGTAATGGCGGTCAGGTTGATCTTTTCATTCCATTCTACGAGCAGTTCAAAGTAACGGTTGAACTGCTCCATTTGTTTATCGTTAAGCTCGATGCCGTATTCTACAGCCGCCCGCTGTAATTCTTCCTTAAACATCTTTTTTCTCCTCACTTGCCTTGATGCGCTGCTGCTGTTCCAGCCAGATCAGCAATACGGAAATATCTGCCGGGGAGACGCCGCTGATGCGGCTGGCCTGTCCCACGGAACGGGGACGGATGGCCTTGAGTTTTTCCCGGCCCTCATCCCGCAGGCTGGGGACTTCATCATAATCGAGATTCTCCGGCAGGAGTTTTTCCTCGAGTTTTTCCATGCGCTCCACCTGTTCCAGCTGTTTCTTGATATAGCCTTCGTAGGTGATGGTGATTTCCACCTGCTGTTTGACTTCCTTGGCCAGTTCCGGCAGCTCGAACAGTTCGGCCAGCTTATCATAGTCCACATCGGGGCGGCGCAGCAGATCGTAGAAGCTCGTGGCATTACGCACCGGCTCAATGCCTGCCGCTGTCAGTTTTTCCGTGATTTCCTTGGTGGGATTGATGCTGTTCTGGCGCAGATATGCCAACGCTTCCGTGATTGCCGTCTGCTTTTCCGTATAGCGTGCCCAGCGGTCATCCTTTACCAGACCTACCCGGCGTCCCAGCGGTGTCAAACGCTGGTCGGCATTATCCTGCCGCAGCAACAGGCGGTATTCGGCGCGGCTGGTCATGATGCGGTAAGGCTCATTCGTGCCCTTCGTCACCAGATCATCAATAAGCACGCCGATATAGGCTTCACTGCGTTTTAGCACCAGCGGTTCTTCGCCTTTGATCAGCATGGCGGCATTGATACCGGCGATAATACCCTGGGCCGCAGCTTCCTCATAACCGGAGGTGCCATTGGCCTGACCGGCAGAGAAAAAGCCATGGATCTGCTTGAATTCCAGCGTCGGCTTGAGCTGGGTCGGGTCAATGCAATCGTATTCAATGGCGTAACCGGCGCGCATGACCTTGGCATGTTCGAGCCCGGGAATCGTGCGCAAAAATTCCAGCTGCACATCCATGGGCATGGAAGTAGACATGCCCTGCACATAGACCTCATTGGTATGGCGGCCTTCCGGCTCCAAAAAGAGCTGATGGCGTTCCTTGTCCGGGAAGCGCAGGATCTTCGTCTCGATGGACGGGCAGTAGCGGGGGCCGATGCCTTCGATGATGCCATTGGCCATCGGCGCACGCTCCATATTATCCCGCAGGATTTGATGGGTTTCTTCATTCGTATAGGTCAGGTAGCAGGGAATCTGCTCGCGCGTCACTTCATCGCTCATAAAGGAGAAGTTGCGGCATTCCTCATCGCCGGGCTGGATTTCCATCTTGTCGTAGTCCAAGGTCCGGGCATCCACGCGGGCCGGCGTACCGGTCTTGAAGCGCATGAGTTTTACGCCTGCTTCAGCCAGGGAATCGGAGAATTTCATCGCCGCCCGCTGACCTGCAGGGCCGCCGGTATAGGTATGTTCACCGATGATGATGCGGCCTTTGAGATAGGTCCCCGTCGCCATGACGACAGCCTTTGCCTTATAGATTTCGCCGGTTTCCGACTGCACGCCGGTTACCTGGCCATCCTCCACCAGCAGCTTATCGATCAAGAGCTGCTTCACATCGAGGTTTTCCGTGTTCTCGCAGGTTTCCTTCATGGTGAACTGATAGAGCTTCTTGTCGGCCTGGGCACGCAGGGCATGTACGGCCGGGCCTTTGCCGGTGTTCAGCATGCGGAACTGAATGCAGGTCTTATCGGCATTGACGCCCATCTCACCGCCCAGCGCATCGAGTTCCCGCACCAGATGACCTTTGGCCGGGCCACCCACCGAAGGATTGCAGGGCATCAGGGCGATATTGTCCATGGACAGAGTGGTCAGCAAAGTGTTGCAGCCAATGCGGGCCGCCGCCAGTGCCGCTTCAACGCCGGCATGGCCTGCGCCCACCACAATCACATCATATTCCCCGGCAACAAAAACATTCTTTGAATCCATTATCCTTACCCCTTATTTACCAATACAGAATTTGGAAAAAATCTCGTCAATAATATCTTCGCCTACGGTATCGCCCGTGATCTCGCCCAGCGTTTCCCAAGCGGAACGCAGGTCAATGGAAATGAAGTCAAGGCCCAGCCCCGCATCAATAGTCGTGATTGCCGCCGCCAGATGCCGATCTGCATTGCGCAGGAGATTTGCCTGCCGTTCATCGCTGACAAAGGAACCTTCATCCGCCAGGACTTCACCGCCATAGACTTTGGCCTTTATCGCCTCGGTCAGTTTATCCATGCCACTGTAGTCTTTGGTGGAAATCTCGATGACCGGCACTGCGGCTTTGTCTGACAGTTCCTCAGCAGTCACCACTGCAGCCAGATCGCTCTTATTCAGCAGGACGATTGCCTCCTGTCCAGCCAGCAGGGAAATTATTTCCTCATCCTCATGGTCCAGGGGCCGGGAGCCGTCAAACAAGGCCAGCACCAAGGTCGCCTGATCGATCATCCGGCGGGATTTTTCCACGCCGATTCGCTCCACCACATCTTCTGTGGCCCGGATGCCGGCGGTATCGATGATCCGCAGGGGAACGCCGCCCACATTGGCATATTCTTCAATGGAGTCCCGGGTGGTGCCGGGAATATCGGTGACAATGGCCCGTTCTTCCTGCAGCAGGGCATTGAGCAGGCTGGACTTGCCCACATTGGGCTTGCCGACGATGGCCGTCATCAGACCTTCCCGCAGAATACGGCCTGTGCCGGCGGTCCGGAGGAGTTTTTGGA
It includes:
- the pfkA gene encoding 6-phosphofructokinase is translated as MLKSIAVMTSGGDSPGMNAAARAVVRTALYEGVKVWGIRDGYHGLLEENMFEMKSKDVGDIIQRGGTFLGTARCKRWKTPEGRMLGYQHLVDRGIQGLCVIGGDGSLRGASLLSQETGIPIVGLPGTIDNDVWGSDYTIGCDTAANTIIDAINKLRDTASAHRRVIVMEVMGRSSGWLALVSGISGGAEYILVPEEPFDLDKLCDDMKNAYAEGKRYILVVVAEGAGNAQEIGDFIAKKTELDTRVTVLGHIQRGGSPTVIDRVRASQLGEQAALALISGLSDVVFGFSKGRVVSIDLHDSVNNKKQLDPEYLHLAKVLF
- a CDS encoding phosphoribosylaminoimidazolecarboxamide formyltransferase, whose amino-acid sequence is MTEMELKYGCNPNQKPAKVFCEKGLPFTVLNGKPGYINLLDALNSWQLVRELKEATGLPAAASFKHVSPAGAAVAVPLSETLQKAYFVEGVELSPIATAYIRARGADRMSSYGDFVALSDECDAQTASFLKREVSDGIIAPSYSAEALEILKSKRKGTYLVIQMDTNYQPEPLEQKQVFGITFEQQRNDIKLTEDCLTEIPTANKELPESAKRDLLISLITLKYTQSNSVCYAKDGQAIGIGAGQQSRVHCTRLAGNKADIWYLRQCPKVMNLPFKEEVRRPDRDNAIDVYVGEESEDLLTDGNWEHLFTEKPAPLTREEKKEWLATQTGVALGSDAFFPFGDNIERARKSGVSFIAQAGGSIRDDNVIATCDKYNMTMAMTHIRLFHH
- a CDS encoding type I toxin-antitoxin system Fst family toxin, which codes for MVKYTCRLEKGGEYCLFERIVELILAPLVVGILVELFSYWLNH
- a CDS encoding serine hydrolase domain-containing protein — its product is MFQKSTSRILLFISCLLSFSAPAFAEETVSPQPAEQQAMTTAPQDQPSLPPAMKEKLDQELAAMIGTSGAKVPGVSVILYKDGKDVYEGAFGRRRIDYANPANNYPMTTDSLFRVASLSKLYTTLGVMQLVDEGAIDLDADASQYLGFNLRHPAYPDTPITVRMIASHTSGVRDSAGYFLPPYQPISSLFYRTSPAYCVYTQAPGSYFTYANLNFGLLGTIIEKVSGQRFDEYERTHILKDLETDADFFPAKMPYETWQRLGSIYRGTGGYYATADKPRTYQPTTDNIYGYSLAGYQIGSNGTLFGPQGALRISVKGLGNTLEMLMNDGWFHGKQVVSANSIQEMTKAQWIYNGHNGGTFGGTLLSYGLGMYQIDGGSTARVCRDAHVDLVGHTGEAYGALTGLFFQPGTRNGFAYIINGEAMSESAGHGQFSGNLIWEENVMNLLCQAMLSK
- the rsmG gene encoding 16S rRNA (guanine(527)-N(7))-methyltransferase RsmG, translating into MFKEELQRAAVEYGIELNDKQMEQFNRYFELLVEWNEKINLTAITEPKEVAIKHMIDSITAYDEALFKDGTTVIDVGTGAGFPGLPLKIFCPEIKLTLMDSLNKRIKFLQTVVEELGLKDVECVHARAEEGARNKKYRESFDIAVSRAVARLPILCEYCLPFVKKGGHFIALKGMQFQEEAEEAAKAIKVMGGSKTEIRPVKLPELDDKRAVITITKTMPTPKAYPRKAGTPTKNPIC
- the mnmG gene encoding tRNA uridine-5-carboxymethylaminomethyl(34) synthesis enzyme MnmG; the encoded protein is MDSKNVFVAGEYDVIVVGAGHAGVEAALAAARIGCNTLLTTLSMDNIALMPCNPSVGGPAKGHLVRELDALGGEMGVNADKTCIQFRMLNTGKGPAVHALRAQADKKLYQFTMKETCENTENLDVKQLLIDKLLVEDGQVTGVQSETGEIYKAKAVVMATGTYLKGRIIIGEHTYTGGPAGQRAAMKFSDSLAEAGVKLMRFKTGTPARVDARTLDYDKMEIQPGDEECRNFSFMSDEVTREQIPCYLTYTNEETHQILRDNMERAPMANGIIEGIGPRYCPSIETKILRFPDKERHQLFLEPEGRHTNEVYVQGMSTSMPMDVQLEFLRTIPGLEHAKVMRAGYAIEYDCIDPTQLKPTLEFKQIHGFFSAGQANGTSGYEEAAAQGIIAGINAAMLIKGEEPLVLKRSEAYIGVLIDDLVTKGTNEPYRIMTSRAEYRLLLRQDNADQRLTPLGRRVGLVKDDRWARYTEKQTAITEALAYLRQNSINPTKEITEKLTAAGIEPVRNATSFYDLLRRPDVDYDKLAELFELPELAKEVKQQVEITITYEGYIKKQLEQVERMEKLEEKLLPENLDYDEVPSLRDEGREKLKAIRPRSVGQASRISGVSPADISVLLIWLEQQQRIKASEEKKDV
- the mnmE gene encoding tRNA uridine-5-carboxymethylaminomethyl(34) synthesis GTPase MnmE; the encoded protein is MQGDTISAIATAQGEGGIGIIRLSGDKAIEIAAKLFQPVSGRELTSYESHRAVYGRIVDADGRIIDEAIVLLMKAPHSYTKEDVVELQCHGGVMPLRKALALTYDYGARPAEGGEFTKRAFLNGRLDLSQAQAVMDIITAKTDRTLKMASGHLTGQFSRQIKEWRHEILGQIAHLEAAIDFPEDEVDDIVMEEVAKKVVEVRNYIQKLLRTAGTGRILREGLMTAIVGKPNVGKSSLLNALLQEERAIVTDIPGTTRDSIEEYANVGGVPLRIIDTAGIRATEDVVERIGVEKSRRMIDQATLVLALFDGSRPLDHEDEEIISLLAGQEAIVLLNKSDLAAVVTAEELSDKAAVPVIEISTKDYSGMDKLTEAIKAKVYGGEVLADEGSFVSDERQANLLRNADRHLAAAITTIDAGLGLDFISIDLRSAWETLGEITGDTVGEDIIDEIFSKFCIGK